A stretch of Brassica rapa cultivar Chiifu-401-42 chromosome A08, CAAS_Brap_v3.01, whole genome shotgun sequence DNA encodes these proteins:
- the LOC103833430 gene encoding obg-like ATPase 1 produces MPPKAKAKDAGPVERPILGRFSSHLKIGIVGLPNVGKSTLFNTLTKLSIPAENFPFCTIEPNEARVNIPDERFDWLCQLYKPKSEIPAFLEIHDIAGLVRGAHEGQGLGNNFLSHIRAVDGIFHVLRAFEDPDIIHVDDIVDPVRDLETITEELRLKDIEFIKKKIEDVEKSMKRSNDKALKVELELLLKVKAWLEEGKDVRFGDWKAADIEILNTFQLLSAKPVVYLINMNERDYQRKKNKFLPKIHAWVQEHGGDTMIPFSGVFERSLADMLPDEAAKYCEENKLQSALPRIIKTGFSAINLIYFFTAGPDEVKCWQIRRQSKAPQAAGAIHTDFERGFICAEVMKFEDLKELGNETAVKGAGKYRQEGKTYVVQDGDIIFFKFNVSGGGKK; encoded by the exons ATGCCTCCGAAAGCAAAAGCAAAGGATGCAGGTCCCGTGGAGAGGCCTATTCTTGGCCGCTTCTCGTCTCACCTCAAGATCGGAATC GTGGGGCTGCCAAACGTGGGGAAGTCTACACTTTTCAACACTCTTACGAAGCTTTCGATTCCAGCTGAGAACTTCCCCTTCTGTACCATTGAGCCTAACGAGGCGCGTGTGAATATCCCCGACGAGAGGTTCGATTGGCTTTGCCAGTTATACAAGCCTAAGAGTGAG ATTCCAGCGTTCTTGGAAATACACGACATTGCTGGGCTTGTTAGAGGCGCTCATGAAGGACAGGGACTTGGGAACAACTTCTTGTCTCACATTCGTGCTGTTGATGGAATCTTCCATGTTTTAC GTGCGTTTGAAGATCCTGATATTATTCATGTTGATGACATTGTGGATCCTGTTAGAGATTTGGAGACCATTACTGAAGAGTTGCGACTTAAG GATATTGAATTCATTAaaaagaagattgaagatgtcgAGAAGAGCATGAAGAGGAGCAATGACAAGGCCCTCAAAGTTGAACTTGAGCTCTTGCTAAAG GTAAAAGCTTGGCTGGAAGAAGGAAAGGATGTCCGTTTTGGAGACTGGAAAGCAGCTGATATCGAGATTTTGAACACTTTCCAGTTGCTTTCCGCTAAGCCTGTTGTTTACTTG ATTAACATGAATGAGAGAGACTACCAGAGGAAGAAAAACAAGTTCTTGCCCAAGATTCATGCTTG GGTTCAAGAGCACGGTGGTGATACTATGATTCCTTTCAGTGGTGTTTTTGAAAGGAGTCTCGCTGATATGCTCCCCGACGAAGCAGCAAAGTATTGTGAGGAGAACAAACTGCAAAG TGCTCTTCCGAGGATCATCAAAACTGGATTTTCAGCTATTAACCTCATATACTTCTTTACAGCAGGGCCTGATGAG GTAAAGTGCTGGCAAATAAGACGTCAGTCAAAGGCTCCTCAAGCTGCTGGGGCCATTCATACTGATTTTGAGAGAGGCTTTATTTGTGCCGAG GTCATGAAATTTGAGGATCTCAAGGAACTTGGCAATGAAACTGCAGTCAAG GGGGCTGGAAAATACAGACAGGAGGGGAAAACATATGTTGTCCAAGACGGAGATATCATTTTCTTCAAGTTCAACGTTTCCGGTGGTGGCAAGAAATGA
- the LOC103833431 gene encoding UDP-D-xylose:L-fucose alpha-1,3-D-xylosyltransferase MGP4, producing the protein MAQQLFYSSPYSYSSTSKGCHIFLTSRNGLLLLVTLLIILGVFLPWAGTPLFLFPNRTSSSSLPTNWRNYSLAQAAKFVAKDGTVIVCTVSYPFLPFLNNWLISVSRQKHQDKVLVIAEDYATLYKINNKWPGHAVLVPPALNSETAHKFGSKGFFNFTSRRPQHLLQLLELGYNVMYNDVDMVWLQDPFQYLQGSHDAYFTDDRTRIKPLNHSHGLPPPDRMGVTYICSCMIFLRPKYGAKLLMKKWIQELHAGSNAYEGNDQPAFNWALNKTAHQLDLYLLPQAAFPTGGLYFMNKTWVEETKGKHVIVHNNYIIGYNNKMKRFHDFGLWLVDDHAFESPLGKLE; encoded by the exons ATGGCGCAACAGCTTTTCTATTCCTCTCCTTATTCTTATTCTTCAACCTCAAAGGGTTGTCATATCTTTCTCACGAGCCGCAACGGTCTCCTCCTCCTCGTGACTCTCCTCATCATCCTCGGTGTATTCTTACCCTGGGCAGGAACTCCCTTATTCCTGTTTCCTAACAgaacctcttcttcttcattgccCACCAACTGGCGCAACTATTCTCTCGCTCAAGCAGCCAAGTTCGTCGCTAAGGACGGTACAGTGATCGTATGCACCGTTAGCTATCCCTTCTTGCCTTTCCTTAACAACTGGTTAATTAGCGTATCTAGACAGAAGCATCAAGACAAAGTCCTCGTGATAGCTGAGGATTACGCTACTCTCTACAAGATTAACAACAAGTGGCCCGGCCATGCGGTTCTCGTCCCCCCAGCTCTCAATTCTGAGACCGCACATAAGTTCGGTTCCAAG GGTTTCTTCAATTTTACATCTCGGAGGCCGCAACATCTCTTGCAACTTTTGGAGCTAGGTTATAATGTGATGTACAACGATGTTGATATGGTCTGGTTGCAAGATCCTTTTCAGTATTTACAAGGAAGCCATGACGCATACTTCACCGATGACAGGACTAGA ATTAAGCCTTTGAACCATTCCCATGGTTTACCACCTCCGGATCGAATGGGAGTGACTTATATATGTAGCTGCATGATATTCTTGCGTCCCAAGTATGGAGCAAAGCTTCTCATGAAGAAATGGATTCAGGAACTTCATGCTGGTTCTAACGCATACGAAGGAAACGATCAGCCTGCTTTTAACTGGGCACTCAACAAAACCGCTCATCAg CTAGATCTATACTTGCTACCGCAAGCAGCGTTTCCAACAGGGGGATTGTATTTCATGAACAAGACATGGGTTGAAGAGACAAAGGGGAAACATGTCATAGTCCACAACAACTACATTATCGGTTACAATAATAAGATGAAACGTTTCCATGACTTTGGTCTATGGCTAGTTGATGACCATGCTTTTGAGTCCCCACTGGGAAAACTAGAGTAA
- the LOC103833432 gene encoding putative glycerol-3-phosphate transporter 3, with protein MASWTSSEFLYVEIKPPGIHFLERFKRSGKLSFKQYQWLVFGLTFVAYIAFHATRKPNSIVKGTLSKSPTGHFKTTDQGGWAPFDGPDGTALLGQIDLAFLSVYAVGMFVAGHLGDRLDLRTFLTIGMVGTGVFTALFGVAFWANIHSFYYFLAIQTLAGWFQSIGWPCVVAVLGNWFDKKRRGVIMGVWSAHTSIGNIVGSLIATGLLKFGWGWSFVGPALLITFLGLVVYLFLPVNPPAVEAERDGTEVDSTMRLGDTITESFLSSRMSTGFDRRAVGFLAAWKIPGVAIFAFCLFFTKLVSYTFLYWLPFYVSQTEIGGEHLSQETSGNLSTLFDVGGVVGGILAGYFSDQLDGRAITAGGFIYLTIPALFLYRTYGHISMTINIILMFTAGVFVNGPYALITTAVAADLGTHKSLKGNARALATVTAIIDGTGSVGAAIGPVLTGYIAAISWDAVFYMLMTAALISGLLLTKLIITEVKTLLYGSSEEDEIVSAASEPRPPIDVLI; from the coding sequence ATGGCGTCTTGGACATCATCTGAGTTCCTCTATGTAGAGATAAAACCACCAGGTATTCATTTCCTAGAACGTTTTAAGCGTTCAGGCAAACTCTCTTTCAAGCAATATCAATGGCTGGTCTTTGGCTTGACCTTCGTCGCCTATATCGCCTTCCACGCTACTCGAAAGCCCAACAGCATCGTCAAAGGAACGCTCTCTAAATCACCAACCGGACACTTCAAGACCACGGACCAAGGCGGATGGGCTCCTTTCGATGGTCCAGACGGAACAGCTCTTCTCGGACAAATCGACTTGGCTTTCCTCTCGGTTTACGCGGTCGGAATGTTTGTCGCTGGTCACTTGGGTGATCGTTTGGACCTCAGGACGTTTCTAACGATCGGTATGGTCGGGACAGGAGTGTTCACCGCGCTCTTTGGTGTTGCTTTTTGGGCCAATATCCATAGCTTTTACTATTTCCTAGCCATCCAGACATTGGCTGGATGGTTTCAGTCTATTGGATGGCCTTGCGTGGTTGCGGTTTTGGGGAACTGGTTCGATAAGAAGAGGAGAGGGGTTATCATGGGTGTTTGGAGTGCTCACACATCGATAGGGAACATCGTTGGCTCGTTAATCGCGACCGGGCTTTTGAAGTTCGGTTGGGGATGGTCTTTTGTTGGTCCAGCCTTGCTCATCACGTTTCTTGGCCTTGTGGTTTACCTCTTCTTGCCTGTGAACCCTCCTGCTGTTGAAGCTGAGAGAGATGGAACTGAAGTTGATTCCACAATGAGACTTGGTGACACCATTACTGAAAGCTTCTTGAGCTCCAGGATGAGTACTGGTTTCGACAGAAGAGCCGTAGGGTTCTTAGCCGCTTGGAAGATCCCTGGTGTTGCCATTTTCGCCTTCTGTCTCTTCTTCACGAAACTTGTGTCTTACACTTTCCTTTATTGGCTACCTTTCTATGTAAGCCAGACCGAGATAGGAGGAGAGCATTTGTCACAAGAGACGTCTGGAAACTTGTCTACACTCTTTGATGTTGGTGGCGTAGTTGGAGGAATCTTAGCTGGATACTTCTCTGATCAACTTGATGGGAGAGCAATCACAGCTGGGGGATTCATCTACTTAACAATCCCAGCTCTGTTCCTGTACAGAACCTACGGTCATATCTCAATGACAATCAACATCATCCTCATGTTCACGGCTGGTGTGTTTGTTAATGGACCATATGCTTTAATCACAACCGCGGTTGCAGCTGATCTTGGTACTCACAAATCGCTTAAAGGAAATGCGAGGGCTTTGGCTACAGTCACTGCTATTATAGATGGAACAGGATCTGTTGGTGCAGCTATTGGACCTGTTCTTACCGGTTACATCGCAGCCATTAGTTGGGATGCTGTGTTTTACATGTTGATGACCGCAGCTTTGATCTCTGGATTGCTTCTTACTAAGCTTATTATAACAGAAGTGAAAACTTTGTTGTATGGATCATCTGAAGAGGATGAAATTGTTTCTGCTGCTTCTGAACCAAGACCTCCCATTGATGTCCTCATATGA